One window of Nicotiana tomentosiformis chromosome 11, ASM39032v3, whole genome shotgun sequence genomic DNA carries:
- the LOC138901273 gene encoding uncharacterized protein, with translation MPEVKKYDETSDLQEHITTYITSVKGNDLAPHEIKSVLLKIFGETLTRGALTWYSLFPEHSIDSFKMLADSFINAHAGARKADVHNQYESKIRIEDDQVGFPLSTKGWEKNREKMKNDIDMDRRTSRGRFLPYERTEGRGRSFRTANKFTIERRTDRGRNNRSLHDREILGSRDSSFSKLSKHNFNVSMVELVSAMRNIKEARFSRPMKSDPSQRDPNLWCEYHGTNSHQTGNCRHLREEVATLLKNVDPGSSANIIQWRVLEQAKLTGSIIPATKLLAGFNLASVTTRGEILLLTNAKGVMKTTLFEVVNGDMWYNIILGRPWLHEMKVVPSTYHQLLKFLTPKGIKQIRGDQPTTREMSAISVSSNKRKERAV, from the exons atgcccgaAGTGAAAAAGTATGACGAAACTTCAGATCTACAGGAGCACATTACCACCTACATAACAtcagtgaaaggaaatgatttggctccTCATGAAATTAAGTCAGTGTTGCTGAAAATATTTggtgagactctcacgaggggagctttaacgtggtattcattatttcccgagcattccatagattcctttaagATGCTCGCTGATTCTTTCATCAATGCTCATGCCGGTGCCAGAAAG GCAGATGTCCACAACCAGTACGAGTcgaaaataaggatcgaagacgATCAAGTTGGATTTCCATTGTCGACCAAAGGATGGGAGAAGAATagagaaaaaatgaaaaatgatattGACATGGATAGACGGACTTCGAGGGGCCGATTTTTACCCTACGAGCGGACAGAAGGTCGTGGCAGGAGCTTCCGAACAGCAAACAAGTTCACCATTGAAAGAAGGACCGATCGTGGCCGGAACAACAGATCACTACATGATAGAGAAATCTTGGGGTCGCGAGATTCTTCTTTCTCAAAGTTGTCAAAgcataacttcaacgtcagtatggtggagttggtatcagccatgagaaatatcaaagaggCACGATTCTCAAGACCAATGAAatctgatcccagccagagggatcccaatttatggtgtgaataccatggcacTAACAGCCACCAGACTGGAAACTGCCGACACCTtcgggaagaagtggcaacactgttaaagaatg tggatccaggaagttcagctaatatcatacaatggagagtactagagcaagctaaactcaccggaagcattatcccAGCAACGAaactcctcgctggattcaaccttgcaagtgtgacaacccggggAGAAATTTTGCTGCTCACGAATGCTAAGGGAGTAATGAAGACAACTCTCTTTGAAGTGGTAAATGGAGACATGTGGTATAACATCATCttgggaagaccatggttgcacgagatgaaagtagtgccttcaacatatcaccaattgttaaAATTTCTGACACCCAAGGGGATCAAACAAATAAGGGGTGATCAACCGACAACAAGGGAGATGAGtgcaatttcggtctccagtaACAAAAGAAAGGAACGTGCGGTATAG